One Falco peregrinus isolate bFalPer1 chromosome 6, bFalPer1.pri, whole genome shotgun sequence DNA segment encodes these proteins:
- the LOC101911385 gene encoding cell surface glycoprotein CD200 receptor 1-A-like isoform X1 — translation MKAGGDMKIAGKAVCVFVLFTIKVMSTVGNLEVSAMVGSTSVLTCTPRPNTTMIIWKMNPKVGGPCTLGYRADQHKIDRTNCSDSINWRSRPDWDPDLEIRQVGIAHEGNYTCEVVATEGNFHEMYHLTVLVPPRLTVRCDDDDGRPVCEAGAGRPAAQIWWVPESNSPPREEAHDNGTVTVLSKFAAYSTNVTNATCFMSHPVWNQSMDVGCPPPENMNLTWLYVSIILCFLSIIPFVAVMYYFKLHIDRLCHKTKTPETAPTDSPQEDTMEVEPYTIYVQKENVIYNSVSDLTAGQNLPQGLSPAT, via the exons GGAACCTCGAAGTGTCAGCAATGGTAGGTAGCACCTCTGTGCTCACCTGCACTCCCAGGCCAAATACAACTATGATAATATGGAAAATGAACCCCAAAGTTGGAGGCCCCTGCACCTTGGGATACAGGGCTGATCAGCACAAGATAGACAGAACAAACTGCAGTGACAGCATAAACTGGAGATCCAGACCAGATTGGGATCCTGACCTTGAGATACGGCAAGTGGGAATAGCCCATGAGGGAAACTACACCTGCGAAGTAGTAGCAACAGAAGGGAATTTCCATGAGATGTACCACCTGACCGTGCTGG TCCCCCCCAGGCTGACCGTGCGCTGTGATGATGACGATGGGAGGCCGGTGTGcgaggcaggggcagggaggccGGCTGCTCAGATCTGGTGGGTCCCAGAGAGCAACTCCCCCCCCAGGGAAGAAGCCCATGACAACGGGACAGTGACTGTTCTCAGCAAGTTCGCAGCATATAGCACCAACGTGACTAATGCAACCTGCTTCATGTCCCACCCAGTGTGGAACCAGAGCATGGACGTAGGCTGTCCTCCCCCAG AGAACATGAACCTTACCTGGTTGTATGTCTCCATCATTCTTTGTTTCCTGAGCATTATCCCCTTCGTGGCTGTCATGTACTATTTTAAGCTCCACATTGACAG actgtgccacaaaaccaaaactcctGAAACTGCTCCCACAGATTCCCCACAG gAAGACACAATGGAAGTGGAACCTTATACTATTTatgtgcagaaggaaaatgtaatttacaaCTCAGTATCTGATCTGACAGCGGGGCAGAATCTTCCACAAGGACTGTCACCAGCAACATGA